From the genome of Psychroserpens ponticola, one region includes:
- the pruA gene encoding L-glutamate gamma-semialdehyde dehydrogenase gives MGKGFFNVPVAINEPVKSYAPGSPERAAVLEAYSTMWNSKIDVPMYINGENVSTGNTKTMSAPHDHQHVVGNYHLAEKSHIDDAISTALEARTEWAELPWEQRAGIFLKAAELIAGPYRAKINAATMIAQSKTVHQAEIDASCELIDFLRFNVQFMTDIYHEQPDSTSDAWNRLEYRPLEGFVYAVTPFNFTAIAANLPACMAMMGNVVVWKPSDSQIFSAKIIMDVFEEAGVPPGVINVVFGDPVMITDTVMDSPDFSGLHFTGSTFIFKELWKKIGNNIHNYKTYPRIVGETGGKDFIVAHKSANPKQVATAISRGAFEFQGQKCSAASRAYVPSNIWEDVKSQVVADVKSFKMGSPADLENFVTAVIHEGSFDKLAKYIDQAKADADAEIIVGGNYDKSKGYFIEPTVIVTNNPNYTTMCTELFGPVITIYVYDENQYSETLKLVDETSEYALTGAILSTDRYAIQEATKALQNCAGNFYINDKPTGAVVGQQPFGGARASGTNDKAGSALNLLRWVSPRMIKETFVTPTDYRYPFLG, from the coding sequence ATGGGAAAAGGATTTTTTAATGTGCCAGTGGCTATAAATGAACCTGTTAAGTCATATGCTCCAGGTTCACCAGAACGCGCAGCTGTATTAGAGGCTTATAGCACTATGTGGAATTCAAAAATTGATGTGCCTATGTACATTAATGGTGAAAATGTATCGACAGGAAACACAAAAACCATGTCAGCACCTCATGATCATCAACACGTTGTTGGTAATTATCATTTAGCTGAAAAATCTCATATTGATGACGCTATTTCTACGGCTTTAGAAGCAAGAACTGAATGGGCAGAATTACCATGGGAACAACGTGCAGGTATTTTTTTAAAAGCAGCCGAATTAATTGCTGGCCCTTACAGAGCAAAAATAAACGCAGCAACAATGATTGCGCAATCTAAAACAGTGCATCAGGCAGAAATTGATGCCTCATGTGAGTTGATAGATTTCTTGCGTTTTAATGTGCAATTTATGACAGACATTTATCATGAGCAACCAGATAGTACAAGTGATGCTTGGAACCGATTAGAATATCGTCCACTTGAAGGTTTTGTATATGCAGTAACTCCATTTAATTTTACAGCAATTGCAGCCAATCTTCCTGCCTGTATGGCCATGATGGGCAATGTTGTAGTATGGAAACCTAGTGATAGTCAGATATTTTCTGCTAAAATAATTATGGATGTTTTTGAAGAAGCAGGTGTTCCTCCAGGAGTAATTAATGTTGTATTTGGTGATCCAGTTATGATTACTGATACAGTAATGGATAGTCCTGATTTTTCAGGTTTACATTTTACAGGTTCTACTTTTATATTTAAGGAGCTTTGGAAAAAAATAGGAAATAATATTCACAACTATAAAACCTACCCTAGAATTGTTGGTGAAACAGGAGGGAAAGATTTTATAGTAGCACACAAATCGGCAAACCCAAAACAAGTTGCGACTGCAATTTCTAGAGGTGCTTTTGAATTTCAAGGTCAGAAATGTAGTGCAGCCTCACGTGCTTACGTACCATCAAATATTTGGGAAGACGTTAAAAGTCAAGTTGTAGCAGATGTGAAGTCTTTCAAAATGGGATCTCCTGCAGATTTAGAAAACTTTGTTACCGCAGTAATTCATGAAGGTTCTTTTGATAAATTAGCGAAATACATTGATCAAGCTAAAGCCGATGCAGATGCTGAAATTATTGTTGGTGGAAATTATGATAAAAGCAAAGGTTACTTTATTGAACCTACAGTGATTGTTACAAATAACCCAAACTATACAACAATGTGTACCGAGTTATTTGGACCAGTAATTACAATATATGTATATGATGAAAATCAATATTCAGAAACTCTAAAATTAGTAGATGAAACAAGCGAATATGCTCTAACTGGTGCGATTTTATCAACAGATAGGTATGCTATTCAAGAAGCAACAAAAGCCTTACAAAATTGTGCTGGAAACTTCTATATAAACGATAAGCCAACAGGTGCTGTTGTAGGTCAGCAACCTTTTGGAGGAGCTAGAGCCTCAGGTACCAATGATAAAGCTGGTAGTGCACTTAACTTATTACGTTGGGTGTCTCCGCGAATGATTAAAGAAACATTTGTTACACCTACAGATTATCGTTATCCATTTTTAGGTTAA
- a CDS encoding DUF6695 family protein, protein MNDAFIITLAYPETIVTHAEEWYSPFLRFLFVGNKTHVRAGHAALVLIDKSTGVLEYFDFGRYTTSLGHGRVRGRDTDFELHIPIVPQIENNQIANLDDILKFLASHPKLTHGEGNLYASVCNAIDYQKAKQYITTIQNQGFIRYAAFIKNASNCSRFVTDTLITSVTDASIKSNLIKSKWFTPSTIGNVVLSDTENHVYIVSESRQISKFNSTVRKENRRLFLDVLKGYIPNVVGSLEPKHNTIIKNHAQWLSGIGSGAWFELYDLNHQTEFRFRRISPYGNIDCDGIYMIDSEGFDISTNYEFIHYSNCQYFHIMQNNATYRFKFLKKYND, encoded by the coding sequence ATGAACGACGCATTTATTATTACACTTGCTTATCCTGAAACCATAGTGACTCACGCTGAAGAATGGTACTCCCCTTTTCTTAGATTTTTGTTTGTTGGAAACAAGACACATGTAAGAGCTGGACATGCAGCTTTAGTTTTAATTGATAAATCTACTGGTGTTTTAGAATATTTTGATTTTGGAAGATATACGACATCTTTAGGCCATGGTAGAGTTAGAGGTCGAGACACTGATTTCGAGCTACATATTCCTATTGTTCCACAAATTGAAAACAATCAAATTGCAAATCTTGATGACATTTTAAAATTTTTAGCGTCACATCCAAAACTCACTCATGGAGAGGGAAATCTATATGCTTCCGTTTGTAATGCCATAGATTATCAAAAAGCGAAACAGTATATAACTACAATTCAAAATCAAGGATTTATTCGTTATGCTGCATTTATAAAGAATGCTTCCAATTGTTCACGTTTTGTAACTGACACTTTAATTACGAGTGTTACTGATGCTTCCATCAAATCTAATCTTATTAAATCAAAATGGTTTACTCCAAGTACTATCGGAAATGTTGTTCTTTCTGACACAGAAAACCATGTTTATATCGTATCTGAGTCTCGTCAAATTTCAAAATTTAATTCAACTGTTAGAAAAGAAAATAGACGACTGTTTTTAGATGTTCTAAAAGGATACATCCCAAATGTAGTTGGATCACTTGAACCAAAACACAATACGATTATAAAAAATCATGCACAATGGTTAAGTGGCATTGGATCGGGAGCTTGGTTTGAACTTTATGATTTGAATCACCAAACTGAATTTCGTTTCAGAAGAATTTCACCATATGGGAACATTGACTGTGATGGAATTTACATGATAGATTCTGAAGGGTTTGATATTTCAACTAACTATGAATTCATACATTATTCAAATTGTCAATATTTTCACATTATGCAGAATAATGCCACGTATAGATTTAAATTTTTGAAAAAATATAATGACTAG
- the apaG gene encoding Co2+/Mg2+ efflux protein ApaG: MVQQVTSGIKISVETTFEGTFYKNYKVHFAFGYKVTIENQSKDSVQLNSRYWKVLDALNNVEIIEGEGVIGKKPVLKPGESHTYNSGCLLTSPFGAMQGHYNMVNFTNTNKFKVIIPSFKLSAPFALN; encoded by the coding sequence ATGGTACAACAAGTTACTAGTGGTATAAAAATTTCTGTCGAAACAACTTTCGAAGGCACATTTTATAAAAATTATAAAGTGCATTTCGCGTTTGGATATAAAGTTACCATAGAAAATCAAAGTAAAGATTCTGTACAATTAAATTCTAGATATTGGAAAGTGTTAGATGCACTTAATAATGTTGAGATTATTGAAGGTGAAGGCGTTATAGGAAAAAAACCTGTTTTAAAACCTGGTGAATCTCATACATACAATTCTGGATGCTTACTTACTTCACCATTTGGTGCAATGCAAGGACATTACAATATGGTTAACTTTACGAATACCAATAAATTTAAAGTGATTATTCCTTCATTTAAATTAAGTGCGCCATTTGCGCTTAACTAG
- a CDS encoding pyridoxal phosphate-dependent decarboxylase family protein: protein MHNDLKLFIELAEFLISEETNNPVAVPIDAKTLYNTIDLELRDEPTIDDAFKNTLKDIVKSTPKTASKAFFNQLFGGRISRATLGDLLAVMLNNSMYTYKVAGVQVGIEKVILQQICNRIGYGNESDGTLAPGGSMSNYMAMLMARDAFDASIRNEGVSKRLIAYTSDASHYSVTKNASFAGIGRQQVRSVKTNAKGEMLTEDLAVQIQNDINKGYHPFFVNATAGTTVLGAFDHVVSISKVCKTHNLWLHLDGAYCGSVIFSKQYQHLVEGIELTDSFSLNAHKMLGTPLGCSIIVTKNKKHLYQSFSNDADYLYQTDDDAFNLGKTSLQCGRRNDALKLWTLWKSVGNLGLEKIVDHQFKLADFARHYIKSNPNYTLYSFDDSISVCFNYKGVSAKTLCTKLYEHSKLMVGYGTFREDTFVRLVTINTQVEEKDIVAFFKTLEAFVASEDF from the coding sequence ATGCATAACGACTTAAAATTGTTTATTGAACTCGCTGAGTTTTTAATTTCTGAAGAAACAAACAATCCTGTTGCAGTACCTATTGATGCCAAAACACTTTATAATACTATAGATCTAGAGCTTAGAGACGAACCTACAATTGATGATGCCTTTAAAAATACGTTAAAAGATATTGTGAAAAGCACTCCCAAAACAGCCTCAAAAGCTTTTTTTAATCAGTTGTTTGGTGGAAGAATCTCTAGAGCGACTTTAGGAGATTTATTGGCTGTAATGCTTAATAATAGCATGTACACATATAAAGTTGCTGGAGTTCAAGTTGGCATCGAAAAAGTAATATTGCAACAAATTTGTAATCGCATAGGTTATGGTAATGAGAGTGATGGTACACTAGCACCTGGAGGTTCAATGAGTAATTATATGGCAATGTTAATGGCTAGAGATGCTTTTGATGCTTCAATAAGAAATGAAGGTGTGTCTAAGAGATTAATAGCATATACTTCAGATGCATCTCATTATTCAGTGACTAAAAATGCATCTTTTGCTGGTATTGGAAGACAACAAGTAAGGTCTGTAAAAACAAATGCTAAAGGTGAAATGTTGACTGAAGATTTAGCAGTTCAAATTCAAAATGATATTAACAAAGGTTATCATCCATTCTTTGTAAATGCGACTGCAGGAACTACTGTTTTAGGTGCTTTTGATCATGTTGTGAGCATCAGTAAGGTTTGTAAAACTCATAACCTTTGGTTGCATTTAGATGGTGCTTATTGTGGCTCCGTTATTTTTAGTAAACAATATCAACATTTAGTAGAAGGTATTGAGTTAACAGATTCATTTAGTTTAAATGCCCATAAGATGTTAGGTACACCTTTGGGATGTTCAATTATCGTAACTAAAAATAAAAAACACTTATACCAATCGTTTTCAAATGATGCCGATTATCTCTATCAAACAGATGATGATGCTTTTAATTTAGGTAAGACCTCACTTCAATGTGGTCGACGTAACGATGCCTTAAAACTTTGGACACTCTGGAAGTCTGTTGGAAACCTTGGACTTGAAAAAATTGTAGACCATCAATTCAAGCTTGCAGATTTTGCTAGACATTATATAAAATCAAATCCAAATTATACATTGTACAGTTTTGACGATTCTATTTCTGTATGTTTTAACTATAAAGGTGTTTCAGCGAAAACCTTGTGTACTAAGCTCTATGAGCATTCAAAATTAATGGTTGGCTATGGCACATTTAGAGAGGATACATTTGTTAGATTAGTGACTATTAATACGCAAGTTGAAGAAAAAGATATTGTTGCATTTTTCAAAACTTTAGAAGCATTTGTTGCTTCGGAAGATTTTTAG
- a CDS encoding cysteine dioxygenase encodes MKSPENIQELIQLLSETTKSHYNSILNNFDFNTIEFQDFESWSSKKYTRNCLYKDSQFELLLLCWNEGQETSIHGHDGEDCWVYLLHGEMEEVFYSLDDSNYLVEERSQNILPQQLSFMNDRIGFHKLRNRFNGKSMSLHLYAKPIEQCRFYCETSEQFIEKKLKYDTHKELIFGVTCKLI; translated from the coding sequence TTGAAATCGCCAGAAAACATTCAAGAATTAATACAACTGTTGTCGGAAACCACAAAATCGCATTACAATTCAATATTGAATAATTTTGATTTTAACACCATAGAATTTCAAGATTTCGAGAGTTGGTCATCAAAAAAATACACTCGAAATTGCTTGTATAAAGATTCACAATTTGAATTGCTTTTATTGTGTTGGAATGAAGGTCAAGAGACTTCAATACATGGTCATGATGGTGAAGATTGTTGGGTATATTTATTACATGGAGAAATGGAAGAAGTTTTTTATTCATTAGACGATTCTAATTACCTAGTAGAAGAACGGTCGCAAAATATCTTACCTCAACAGTTATCATTTATGAATGATAGAATTGGTTTTCATAAATTAAGAAATCGATTTAATGGAAAGTCTATGAGTTTGCATTTATACGCAAAACCAATTGAACAGTGTCGTTTTTATTGTGAAACTTCAGAACAATTCATTGAAAAAAAACTAAAATATGACACGCATAAAGAGTTGATATTTGGTGTTACTTGCAAGCTAATATGA
- a CDS encoding Crp/Fnr family transcriptional regulator — protein MNPISNLIDKINSQQLWDREIELERNEYLKVKGSIDTNIYLVKSGSLRIFVVDEFEEHTIRFGYKDNLIASLDSFLNEKPSDFYIQALKRTHVKIINKKKYKSFIESSSENKEIWLSILESFVLQQMERERDILTSSPIERYKRVLERSPQLFQEVPNKYIASYLRMTPETLSRIKKS, from the coding sequence ATGAACCCAATTTCAAATTTAATTGACAAAATAAACAGCCAACAACTTTGGGATAGAGAAATCGAATTAGAACGCAATGAATATTTAAAGGTAAAAGGAAGTATTGACACAAATATTTATTTGGTAAAAAGTGGGAGCCTAAGAATATTTGTAGTTGATGAATTCGAAGAACATACAATAAGATTTGGTTATAAGGACAACTTAATAGCCTCTCTAGATTCTTTTTTAAATGAAAAACCTTCAGACTTCTATATTCAAGCGTTAAAAAGAACTCATGTTAAAATCATCAATAAGAAAAAGTATAAATCCTTCATCGAATCATCATCAGAAAATAAAGAAATATGGCTTTCTATTTTAGAGAGTTTCGTTTTGCAGCAAATGGAAAGAGAAAGAGATATTCTTACATCATCTCCAATTGAACGATACAAAAGAGTATTGGAACGAAGTCCTCAGCTATTTCAAGAAGTACCAAATAAATATATTGCTTCGTATTTAAGAATGACACCTGAAACACTTTCTAGAATTAAAAAATCTTAA
- a CDS encoding DinB family protein, with translation MALATEKLLQNLLEITRENLNSVEQLKKQPLDSLNWKQDSESWSALECIEHLNWYGDFYIPEITNKIKTSKYKHSEIFKSNWLGKYFSKSVSYNEDLNKMKTFKSMNPLNSKLDIQTLHKFINQQHQIIELLDKSKKVNLDKTKTAISISSLIKLRLGDTFRVVIYHNERHIKQAEKTVKLPEGNNVHNQCYPPTSI, from the coding sequence ATGGCATTAGCAACTGAAAAATTATTACAAAACTTATTAGAGATTACTCGTGAGAACTTAAACAGCGTAGAACAATTAAAAAAGCAACCTCTTGATTCTCTCAATTGGAAACAAGACTCTGAAAGTTGGAGTGCATTAGAATGCATTGAACATCTAAATTGGTATGGAGATTTCTATATTCCAGAAATAACAAACAAAATAAAAACTTCTAAATACAAGCATTCTGAAATTTTTAAAAGTAATTGGCTAGGTAAATATTTTAGCAAATCAGTTTCTTACAATGAGGATTTAAACAAAATGAAAACGTTTAAATCTATGAATCCTTTAAACTCAAAACTAGATATTCAAACACTACACAAATTTATAAATCAACAACATCAAATAATAGAGCTTTTAGATAAGTCTAAAAAAGTAAATTTAGACAAAACTAAAACAGCAATTTCAATTTCATCATTAATCAAATTGAGATTAGGTGATACATTTAGGGTTGTAATATATCATAATGAAAGACATATTAAACAAGCAGAAAAGACAGTGAAATTGCCAGAAGGTAACAACGTGCATAATCAATGCTATCCTCCTACTTCAATTTAA